aattttgaatatttcattacgatgtgcttatttttatctacatctAGATATAAATTTTGCTCAAAACTGAAGTACTACTTTTTCGGTATCCTAAGTTGTAGCAAGTGTCAGTGTTGTACTGGTATTGTGATGAACCTAGCCAATTTCAACCGAACAACATCGGTAAAGACATCGAATATCAAAACTTGTACTgatatttgtttttatggtttttacCGATGTTAAAATCGTGTCGATATCTTTTAAAATCGTACTGGTATTGTGACGCACCGAACCGATTCCAACCGAACAACATCGGCACCGACATCGAATATCGAAGCTTGTACCAATAgttgtttttatggtttttatcAATGTAAAATGCGTGTCAATATCTTTTAGGGTATATAAACActttatttatgtatttttttctCTTTCAGTGGCTATACCGAGTCTTAGGACGGTATGGTAGCGATACGGTCTTAATTTATCACATGCAAAAACAATACGAATAAATAATGATAATGATACAAATGGTGTGCAGTCGATTTTGGTTCGATTTGGTACGATAGCGGCACAATAGCCGTGTTCGATAACATTTGTATGTCAATGTTGAAAAGTTAAACATAGAATGCAAACCAACCGAATGATATCAACTGAATAACATTGGTACCGGTATCGATTTTCGTTTTTATTGATTTTGATCAATGTAAGGTTTTCACTTTCGATTACTATAGCGAATACAAATACCGTTACAAATTAAACATATACTAACTAAATTCGTGCCACAAAGCGCGGGTGAATTTACTAGTTATTAGTATTATAATTAGTACCACTATGAaaatctttaaataaagttgcaCCAGCTTCTTATCCACGTGTCACCTTTACATTGACACACTTCTTTTTCTCCCCCTTCCTTCCTTCTTCAGTTCTCTCGAAGAACAGAGAAGAAGAAGTTACCACTGATCCCActatttctagagagagaaactaaaactattttttagggtttttagagagagaaattCGTCAGTAGATGGTGTGTGAATTTGTGTGAAAATACAGAGATGTATGTGGGATCAATAAGAAGATCTTTCAAGGATTCTCTCAAAGTTCTCGAAGCGGATATTCAACATGCAAATACTCTGTaagaaatttgttttttttttttttcgtgtgGGTGTTATTAAAGTTTCGAGTTTTTAATAGAAATTTATGTTCTTTTCATGAATTGTTCAATTTGGTTTCTGGGATTTTGATCTTTTAGAGAaagttagattttttttttttcagattgaTTTATGAGCTAATTTTGACTCGTGTTTGGTCAAAATTAATCATGTGTGTGTGTTCTTTTGACTTTAGTGATTGCTTCTATATGGGATAAAGGTATCTCATTTTGATTTTTCAATCAAAAGAAAAGCCCTCAGTTTTGAATTTCAAAGGgtatttgaaaacattttgattttttgttttgttttgttaaaTTGTTAATTAACAGTAATTCTTAACATGTGGGTTGTTTTCTATGTTGGCCACTTTTGaggtaaaaaaaactaaaacaattgGTAAATGTTGTTAAGTAGATTTTTACTTGTTGATCTAGATTGGTTCACCAAGAAAAAGTGGTTGGATTATGTTCAaataatgaaatgaaatgaaatgcatTTTTAAAAGGGTACAGTTTGAAATTTGATCTTGAATCTTTATAGTGTAGAAAGTTACAAACTTTGACTTTGAGGTGAAATCTAGCACAACTTATATCCAAAATTAATGATGATTTGTTGGTAGATTTCTTGCTGttgtaattgtatgttttttatGCATTTTCAAAAGGGTAAAGTTTATAATTTCATCTTGAATCTTTATAGTGTAGAAAGTTACACAgtttgacttttgaggtcaaatCTCACATGCCCTATATCTAAGATTGAAGATGATTGTTGGTGAATTTGTTGCTGTTATTGTAACTGTATGCTTGTTTTAATGCATTTTTTAAAGGGTAAAGTTTAAAATTTGATCTTCTATCTTTATAATTAGAAAGTTACACAttttgacttttgaggtcaaacCAAACACGCCTTATGTATGTTTTTCTTGTATGATGGTGCAGGGCATCTGATTTTTCACGGGAGTACAATGGTGCGTGTGTGCAGATGAGAATGTCGTATAGCCCGGCTGCACAGTTTTTCCTTTTCTTTGTTCAGTGGTCAGACTGCCACCTTGCGGGTGCTCTCGGACTCTTGAGGATCTTGATATTTCAGGTCAAATATTCAAACCCGTTTTAGTATTTCCATTCCCACGATTTAGCAGTTAATAAAGTTTTCCGCTCGCACATCAGGTTTACGATGATGGCACCACCACCATGTCCACACATGAACGGAAAGCGAGCATAAGAGAATTCTATGGTATGATTCAAAGGCCCAAACACTTTTGACTTTTTTACCCAAGTCAAACTTCAACCTTTATTCCAGTTTTTGGCGTCTTTCTTTGTTCTATGTACGTTTTGTTTATCTTGTTTTTTCATGCTGTGATGCATAGGAATCATATATCCGTCTTTAATGCAACTTCAAAGTGGTGTCACTGATTCTGAAGAAAGAAAGCAAAAGAAGGTATGCATGGAAAGGTATAAAAAACGAGAAGATGAAGATTACAATCGATATTCTGACGTTGACATTGAACGGGAAGAAGAATGTGGTATTTGTATGGAGATGAATAGCAAACTCGTCTTACCCAAATGTAACCATGCCATGTGCTCAAAATGTTACAGTGACTGGTATGATCCTCTATATCTATCAATAATTGTCTTATATATAAAGCTtgatatatgtgtgtgtgcgtgtgtgaACTAATTTTATGTCTTCACTCTAGATGCCATAGAAAGTTTGGATTGTGATTTTTTAGCCTCATATAAGGGCGAGGTCTTACTTGTTTGAATTAGTAGACTCTTTGGTTAAGATGTGGCTTCTTAAATGTGTTCTGGCTTGGACAATTTTTATTGCCGATTAGTAAAAAAAAGTTCAAAAAATGAACGATAAGGTGTTTGCGGGCCAATTATATCCAACCTGTTCAGCCCATACCAAAAAGTAGTTTAACCCAAACCTGTATTAACTAGTGTACTTTTGATGCAATGAGGTAGTGTTGGCCAGTTTTAGGTGTAAAGACTAAAGAGTTATACgcaaattagttttttttttttttttttttttttttttttgaacagcaacAACAAAACTTTATTCAACCAAAAACAAAAGATGCGACATATAGCAAGGTGCTATATTCATGTCAAGAGTACAATCCAGGATACATTACATCTATAGAAATACAGGTCTATAATTATCAGTTTCTAGACTACACTGTTCCAAATGAGAAACTCCGCCATTCACTCCATGTTACTCCCGTATGCCTTGATCTTAACTTAATCCAGTCAAacgattcttcttttattttttcCACCATCATGCCCGGATTTGTGAGTGTATCGTCGAACACTTTTTTGTTTCTATTTTTCCATAGCGGCTAGGAGATGAATTGCATAAATAATATTTACCTTCTTTCTGGGCCATTCAGTTTTCTCTTGGATCCTTATTTTCATGTTTTCGTTGTGATCCCTAATAGGTATTTTCATCCATgaccaaagttgtaaccatactTCCTTTGCTATCGGGCATTGTATCATGATGTGATTGGCCGTTTCCGGAGCTAAACCACAGATTTCGCAGTCGACCGATCCCACTTGCATTCCCCTGCTACTCAAAGCAACTGATGATGGTATTCTTTCCTCTATTGCTCTCCACGTGAACAGGTTTACCTTGGCCGTAGCAATCTTGCTCCACTCGAAACCATTAGGTTCTGCATTTACATCGATGATTCCGGCTAACTCCTTCCTAATCTCTTTCACCGAATACCCTTTCTCCATGTTATTCTTCCATCTCCAAGCATCCTCATTTCGGCCTACTGATTGTTGAAGTAGCAGTTCCTTTAATCCCTCATATTCGCTTTTTTCTTCACTGTTGTTTGGAAGTTTACACCAACTCCAGTCCCACAAAATTCCTTCTTGACTTCTCTTGTAGTTATCCTGTAtcttgtttcttttgtttttagCCAAGCCGAAAAGGAGAGGGAACTCCTCCTTTAACGGCTGATTGGTCGCCCATGCATCCAaccaaaacagtgttttatccCCTTTTCCAACCATGCTCCTTAGGCTGTTGTTCACCTCAATACCTTCCTTAGCAAAATCCAGATCCACCCCGATGATTGCTTTCCTTCCTTAGTAATTCCAGCTCACTCGATGATTACTCTTGTAGTTATACGCAAATTAGTTAAtgtaaaataaatttaaaatccattaatatttaatacaacaaaaaaaaaaaaaaaaataccactTTGGCCATTCCAAAGGTTACTGTTTAATTAGGAGACTAGAGTTTGTACCTAGAGGATTGGTGAAAACGGGTCATTTTAAGTACAAACACTAGTTTTTGTCCAAAACGTTTGAACGTTTTTATAGTTAATTAGTGTGTgagatgattacaaaaatcacaTTCTGAAATATTGAATAATTTGGTTTAGGAGGGCTTTATGCGATTATAATAAACTTGTTATGCCTTTCAACCTGTTTGACCCGTTTTCTTTATATCTCTCTTTGATTCGACTCCTTCGGCCTATTACCTCATTTAATATCTTTATTCAAATTATCATCCccaaaaaacatatttttgtttcaCATGATGAAATTACTTTATTGCAGGCGAACAAGATCCCTATCATGCCCGTTTTGTCGGGTCAGCCTAAAGAGAGTTGACTCGAGTGAGCTGTGGGTATATGTTGACCATAAAGAAGCCATTGACATGGCCACAATAACAAGAGAAAATCTGAAGAGATTGTTCATGTACATAGACAACCTGCCTCTAGTTATTCCTGACTCAAATTTTAACGCCTATGACTCGCATTTGATGTGAGCCCATTAACCCCTGCATCCGTACTAATTTACATATCTACCCCCTTCGTCAAATGAAGAAAGCCCGGGACTTGTCTGGGTTGGTTTGGGTTTTCAgaatggtaatggtaatggtttgttgttgattgttgtttAGATGAACCCGGCCCAAAGTTTGTTGCGGGCACGGGGTTGAAGCTAAGATAGTTTACTTGCAACATAAAACGGTTGTGGTAATTGTATGTAGTGAATATGTATATGCTTGAATGCTGAAATGTCTATTCAATGGGTGTTACAACCTGAAGATCATGAAATCCATTTGTACACTTTGCCTACGGTAAATGTATATACATATTTCAGGCTTGCATAAGTCTACAAATGTCTCTATTTAAAAGAGTTGAGACCTGAGGTGACAAAATGAACAGGTCGGGTTGGTATGGGGTTAATCTAGAGAGTAAACACTTTCTTTTTGAGTTTTTTAAGTACTTCCGTTTTACCTCTTCTCAACTCCATCTATAAATTATCAACGCGTTAAGTATAATTTAAAGTATGTATTATTAATAATTACAAATTTTGTTTACTATAGATTATTAAAGGAATTTTGAGGGTATTAAACACAACTAAGCGAGACATGAAATTAAGCAGGGTTTATGCGGGCTAAAAACGAAGTTGACATGAAAAGTTGAGTCGGGTTTGGATCTATCCAATTCGATAAACGGAAAATTAACTCAGAGATTAAAACAAATAGAAGTGAAATGCAAAAAGCCCCAAATACAAAATCTTAGGGCACATCACACATGGACGTTTAGTTCAGTTCAATCGGTTTTAATGAAAATTTCAGACCGAACTGCTAATTATGGTGTTAGAAAACGATATGTCAAATCATCCGTGTATATATAAAGTATGGAAGTTGGTGCTAGGTGTCCGTCCGGGTGTGACATAATTGGTTGGCTTATGCTTCATTTCATAATGGAACCTGTATCACAAAGTGCTGTTGACTTAGGACTTTATTCAATCAAAATCAATGAATATACCCTGTAACTGGAACATCATATACAACCTGTGACCATGTAACCACCCcccaaaaagaaaaaataaacacACTAAAGACATACACTAGTACTAACACCACAATAGGTACAAGGAAATAATATAAATACAAAGATGACATGAACGTAATAAAGGAAATAAGTAATGAGGGCCTTCGTATAAGGAGAAATTATCTATGCAATAATATGGAAGAGGAATAAAGGAATATTATAGAGGAGTATTCGCCaatactccccctcaagttggagCGTGTAAGTCAATAACGCCCAACATGCAAGGAGAAAATTGAGTTGAGGAGCCCCCAGACCTTTCGTGAATAAATCAGCAATTTGCATACTTGATTCGATGTGGAAGGGATGTATCTCTTTGGTTTCTAGTCTTTCGCGGATAAAGTAACAATCCATCTCCACGTGCTTTGTGCGTTCATGAAAAACGGGATTGTTGGCAATGTGACGAGCAACTTGATTGTCGCAAAAAGTGGTGTGGGACCATCCAAAGGAACGTCGAGCTCCTGTAGGAGCCATCGCAGCCATAAAATCTCACTGGTGGTAGAAGCCATTGATCGGTACTCAGCATCGACAGAGGAACGAGAAACAACGGATTGTTTCTTAGTTTTCCAGGAGATTGGAGCATCTCCTAATAAAAGTAAGTACCCGGTTCGAGAGCATCTAGAAAAGGGGCAACCAAGCCAATCCGCATCACAATACCTGACTAGCTTATAACTATTTTCCCGTGACAAAAGAATTCTTAACCTGGAGTTGCTTTGAGATAGCGGAGAACACGATGAACCGCATCGAGGTGAGGTTGTCTAGGATCTGAGACAAATTGACTGAGAACATTAACAGCATATGTGATGTCGGGGCTGGTGGCTTGTAGATAAAGTAATCGACCCACGATCCTGCGATATCTACCACCATCTATTTTCTGGTTCTGTAGTTCCTTTGTCTAGTTTCAAGTTTGGTTCCATAGGAAATGTGCCCGGTCGACATCCTTGGAAGCCACAATCTTCGAGAATGTCGAGAGTGTACTTTCTTTGGCTCAGAACGAGCCCCTTTGAAGTACGAGCTACCTCAATTCCAAGGAAATATTTGAGATCCCCAAGGTTCTTGATTCTAAATCGGCGATTTaattcatttttcgtttcttgaaTCATCTCTTGTTGTTACCAACCATAATGACGTCATCCACATATATTAAAATCGCCAAAATGTTGTTG
This is a stretch of genomic DNA from Helianthus annuus cultivar XRQ/B chromosome 16, HanXRQr2.0-SUNRISE, whole genome shotgun sequence. It encodes these proteins:
- the LOC110877611 gene encoding E3 ubiquitin-protein ligase AIRP2, giving the protein MYVGSIRRSFKDSLKVLEADIQHANTLASDFSREYNGACVQMRMSYSPAAQFFLFFVQWSDCHLAGALGLLRILIFQVYDDGTTTMSTHERKASIREFYGIIYPSLMQLQSGVTDSEERKQKKVCMERYKKREDEDYNRYSDVDIEREEECGICMEMNSKLVLPKCNHAMCSKCYSDWRTRSLSCPFCRVSLKRVDSSELWVYVDHKEAIDMATITRENLKRLFMYIDNLPLVIPDSNFNAYDSHLM